From one Plectropomus leopardus isolate mb chromosome 8, YSFRI_Pleo_2.0, whole genome shotgun sequence genomic stretch:
- the LOC121946886 gene encoding LOW QUALITY PROTEIN: intermediate filament protein ON3-like (The sequence of the model RefSeq protein was modified relative to this genomic sequence to represent the inferred CDS: deleted 2 bases in 1 codon) — protein sequence MQSMSSSSRVSMRTSAGAGRGFSGGSSYGGGGFYGGGGGSIKQFSSHSAVVRPTTRVSLSSGRSGGFRFGMGGAGSAGGVSFINSYSGGGGGGGGGVGGGGGFAGGLFLGGGGGGGGGGGGGGGGFVIPPITAVQCNQSLLAPLNLEIDPNIQVVRTQEKEQIKSLNNRFASFIDKVRFLEQQNKMLETKWNLLQDQTTTRSNIDAMFEAYIANLRRQLDGLGNEKVKLEGELRNMQGMVEDFKTKYEDEINKRAGVENEFVLLKKDVDGAYMNKVELEAKVDALQDEINFLRAVYEAELNELQGQIKDVSVIVAMDNSRNLDMNAIVAEVKAQYEQIADRSRCEAEAWYQQKYQELQTNAGTTGDDLRNTKNEISELNRMISRIQNEIEAVKGQRANLEAQIAEAEERGELAVKDAKVRIKDLEEALQRAKQDMARQVREYQELMNVKLALDIEIATYRKLLEGEESRIQEGGPSATIHVQTSSSGGSSFSAGGGGSYGGGSGYSGGGGGYSSGGGGYSSGGGGYSGGGGYGGGGTWGLSSGGGVGSMGGTMMSKSVTSSSYSRRT from the exons ATGCAAAGCATGAGCTCTTCTTCAAGAGTGTCCATGAGGACCAGCGCTGGTGCAGGCCGTGGTTTTAGTGGAGGCAGTAGTTATGGTGGAGGCGGTTTTTATGGTGGAGGTGGCGGTTCCATTAAGCAGTTTAGCTCACATTCTGCTGTAGTGAGGCCGACAACCAGAGTGTCACTCAGTAGTGGCCGCAGCGGTGGTTTTCGTTTTGGTATGGGTGGTGCCGGTAGTGCCGGTGGTGTCAGTTTCATTAATTCTTAtagtggaggtggaggtggtggaggtggtggagtCGGTGGAGGTGGAGGTTTTGCTGGAGGTTTGTTtcttggtggtggtggtggtggtggtggtggcggtggcggtggtggtggtggattTGTAATCCCCCCCATCACAGCTGTACAATGCAACCAGAGCCTATTGGCCCCCCTGAACCTTGAGATCGACCCCAACATCCAGGTTGTCCGTACCCAAGAGAAAGAACAGATCAAGAGCCTGAACAACCGCTTCGCCAGCTTCATTGACAAG GTTCGCTTcctggagcagcagaacaaaaTGCTGGAGACCAAGTGGAACCTGCTGCAGGACCAGACCACCACCCGCTCCAACATTGACGCCATGTTCGAGGCCTACATTGCCAACTTGCGCAGACAGTTGGATGGGCTCGGCAACGAGAAGGTCAAACTGGAGGGAGAGCTCAGGAACATGCAAGGAATGGTTGAGGACTTCAAGACCAA gtaTGAAGATGAAATCAACAAGCGTGCCGGTGTGGAGAATGAATTTGTGCTCCTGAAGAAG GATGTAGATGGTGCCTACATGAACAAGGTTGAGCTGGAAGCCAAGGTTGACGCCCTCCAGGATGAGATTAACTTCCTCAGAGCTGTCTATGAGGCG GAACTGAATGAGCTCCAGGGACAGATCAAGGACGTCTCAGTCATTGTGGCGATGGACAACAGCCGCAACCTGGACATGAACGCCATTGTGGCTGAAGTCAAGGCTCAGTATGAGCAAATCGCTGATCGTAGCCGTTGTGAAGCTGAAGCATGGTATCAACAGAAG TACCAGGAGTTGCAGACTAATGCAGGCACAACCGGAGATGACCTTCGCAACACCAAGAATGAGATTTCTGAGCTCAACCGCATGATAAGCCGCATCCAGAATGAGATTGAGGCAGTCAAGGGACAG CGTGCCAACCTGGAGGCCCAAATCGCTGAGGCTGAAGAGCGCGGTGAGCTGGCTGTGAAAGATGCCAAGGTCCGCATTAAGGACCTTGAGGAAGCCCTGCAGAGAGCCAAACAGGACATGGCCAGACAGGTGCGCGAGTACCAGGAGCTCATGAACGTCAAGCTGGCTCTGGACATTGAGATTGCCACCTACAGGAAGCTTCTGGAAGGAGAGGAATCCAG AATTCAAGAGGGCGGTCCATCTGCAACTATCCACGTACAGACCTCAAGCTCCG GTGGTAGCAGCTTCAGTGCTGGCGGTGGTGGCAGCTACGGCGGCGGCAGTGGCtacagcggcggcggcggtggcTACAGCAGCGGCGGCGGTGGCTACAGCAGCGGCGGCGGTGGCTACAGCGGCGGCGGTGGCTAC GGCGGCGGCGGCACGTGGGGCCTTAGCAGTGGTGGCGGCGTGGGCAGCATGGGCGGCACTATGATGTCAAAATCAGTCACCTCCTCATCTTATAGCCGCCGTACATAA
- the krt8 gene encoding keratin, type II cytoskeletal 8: MTSTYKTTSYTMKSSSAPKSFSSRSYAGPGSASSHRSYNVRSSIGGGNRGYGGGIASSSAFSVSSSMGGSGFGGAASYGGGFGSGVGLGFGGGPQVPIAAVTVNKSLLAPLNLEIDPTIQAVRTQEKEQIKTLNNRFASFIDKVRFLEQQNKMLETKWNLLQGQTTTRSNIDAMFEAYIANLRRQLDSLGNDKMKLEADLHNMQGLVEDFKNKYEDEINKRTECENDFVLIKKDVDEAYMNKVELEAKLESLTDEINFLRSIYEEELRELQSQIKDTSVIVEMDNSRNLDMDAIVAEVRAQYEDIANRSRAEAETWYKTKYEEMQTSATRYGDDLRATRTEIADLNRMIQRLTSEIDAVKGQRANLEAQIAEAEERGEMAVRDAKARIKDLEEALQRAKQDMARQIREYQDLMNVKLALDIEIATYRKLLEGEEDRLATGIKAINISQQSTSYGGYPMDNIKSSYSSSVSSGFGGGYSGGSSYGGGFSSGFSSGSPGYITSQSKKNVVIKMIETKDGRVVSESSEVIED; the protein is encoded by the exons ATGACCTCCACTTATAAGACCACATCTTACACCATGAAGTCTTCCAGCGCCCCAAAGAGCTTCAGCAGCCGTTCCTATGCTGGACCAGGCAGTGCCAGTTCCCACAGGAGCTACAATGTCAGGAGTTCCATTGGAGGAGGCAACAGGGGCTATGGAGGTGGCATCGCCAGCTCCTCTGCCTTTAGCGTGAGCTCAAGCATGGGTGGTTCAGGCTTTGGAGGAGCTGCAAGCTATGGTGGTGGCTTTGGATCAGGTGTAGGCTTGGGCTTTGGTGGTGGCCCCCAGGTCCCTATCGCCGCTGTGACTGTGAACAAGAGCCTCCTGGCCCCCCTGAACCTTGAGATTGACCCCACTATCCAAGCTGTCCGCACCCAGGAGAAGGAGCAGATCAAGACCCTCAACAACCGCTTTGCTTCCTTCATTGACAAG GTTCGCTTcctggagcagcagaacaaaaTGCTGGAGACCAAGTGGAACCTGCTGCAGGGACAGACCACCACCCGATCCAACATCGACGCCATGTTCGAGGCCTACATCGCCAACCTGCGTAGACAGCTCGACAGCCTGGGAAATGACAAGATGAAGCTGGAGGCCGACCTGCACAACATGCAGGGCCTGGTGGAGGACTTCAAGAACAA GTATGAAGATGAGATCAACAAGCGCACAGAGTGTGAGAATGACTTTGTCCTCATCAAGAAG GATGTCGATGAGGCCTACATGAATAAGGTTGAGCTGGAGGCCAAGTTGGAGAGTCTGACAGATGAGATCAACTTCCTCAGGTCAATCTATGAAGAG GAACTTCGTGAGCTCCAGAGCCAGATCAAGGACACTTCAGTTATTGTGGAGATGGACAACAGTCGCAACCTGGACATGGACGCCATCGTGGCTGAAGTCAGGGCTCAGTATGAGGACATCGCCAACCGCAGCCGTGCTGAGGCAGAGACATGGTACAAGACCAAG tATGAGGAGATGCAGACATCCGCCACCAGATATGGAGATGACCTGAGGGCTACCAGGACAGAAATCGCAGACCTCAACCGCATGATCCAGAGACTGACGTCTGAGATTGATGCCGTCAAGGGACAg CGTGCCAACCTGGAGGCCCAGATCGCTGAAGCTGAGGAGCGCGGTGAGATGGCAGTGAGGGACGCCAAAGCCCGCATTAAGGACCTGGAAGAAGCCTTGCAGAGAGCCAAACAGGACATGGCCCGCCAGATTAGAGAATACCAGGACCTGATGAACGTCAAGCTGGCTCTGGACATTGAGATCGCAACCTACAGGAAACtgctggagggagaggaggacagacTCGCGACTGGCATCAAGGCTATCAACATTTCCCAACAGAGCA CAAGCTATGGTGGTTATCCCATGGACAACATTAAGAGCAGCTACTCTAGCAGTGTAAGCAGCGGATTTGGCGGCGGATATAGCGGTGGCAGCAGCTACGGCGGTGGCTTCAGCAGTGGCTTTAGCAGCGGCAGCCCTGGCTACATCACCAGCCAGAGCAAGAAGAATGTTGTTATCAAGATGATTGAGACCAAGGATGGCAGAGTGGTGTCAGAGTCCTCTGAGGTCATTGAGGATTGA